One segment of Acropora muricata isolate sample 2 chromosome 8, ASM3666990v1, whole genome shotgun sequence DNA contains the following:
- the LOC136926797 gene encoding allatostatin-A receptor-like, which translates to MNTIIAVGYICISVMGLFGNTLTIMMFALEKQLLKKSYNMLILVLAITDVLITVNVTLNPSYGFVLDATTYPKSPILQDVFCRFIYSRVIVFHLVFFSIYITLVLTAERWWAVVRPHTYKSIFSCKRVLAYIVLSWIWVLLLMVKSIIDNSRDPSAKKVCQVKTSLRAEVNFAVYVLHSSFKVSIPCITMICMYAHMTLKTMKSPAATAESKAKLKGKMTRMVATTTIILIVLFFPNQIVFTAIKLGKGRFNSLLHQFTNFLIYVTTCINPLIYGLSNETYRRRYRNLLTFICSKTRIKLRKDRRVTGSNGRDTNPIGLQGSNSVSLETSQSNM; encoded by the coding sequence ATGAATACCATAATAGCAGTAGGCTACATCTGCATCTCCGTGATGGGACTGTTTGGGAACACTCTGACTATTATGATGTTCGCACTGGAGAAACAGTTGTTAAAGAAGTCTTACAACATGTTAATCCTAGTTCTGGCGATAACTGATGTGCTGATCACAGTCAATGTGACCCTGAATCCATCTTATGGTTTCGTATTAGATGCAACTACTTATCCAAAAAGTCCGATCCTGCAAGATGTCTTCTGTCGCTTCATATACAGCCGCGTAATCGTCTTCCATCTGGTATTTTTCTCTATCTACATCACCTTAGTTCTAACAGCAGAGCGATGGTGGGCTGTAGTGAGACCTCACACATACAAAAGCATTTTTAGCTGCAAAAGGGTCCTCGCCTACATTGTACTGTCTTGGATATGGGTGCTTCTACTGATGGTTAAAAGTATAATTGATAACTCTCGCGATCCGTCCGCCAAAAAAGTCTGTCAAGTGAAAACATCACTACGAGCTGAAGTGAATTTTGCGGTGTATGTTCTTCATTCTTCCTTCAAAGTGTCCATCCCTTGCATCACCATGATTTGCATGTACGCCCACATGACTTTGAAGACCATGAAGTCACCAGCTGCCACAGCAGAAAGTAAAGCAAAACTGAAGGGAAAGATGACTCGGATGGTAGCAACTACCACTATTATTCTGATTGTATTGTTTTTTCCAAACCAAATCGTATTCACAGCGATTAAACTGGGAAAAGGACGATTTAATTCCCTTCTGCATCAATTCACAAATTTTCTTATTTACGTAACAACCTGCATCAATCCACTCATTTATGGGCTAAGCAACGAAACGTATCGTCGGCGATATCGCAATCTGCTGACTTTCATTTGTAGTAAAACGAGAATTAAATTGAGAAAAGACCGGCGTGTTACAGGGAGCAATGGTAGAGATACAAATCCCATAGGTCTCCAGGGCTCCAATTCAGTCTCCTTGGAAACATCCCAGAGTAATATGTAA